TAACTACCAAGCGTTCCTTTACGATTCTTTTCTCCAATTGGATTGATCGGCATCAGCCAAAGTATATCTACGCCCATTTTCTTTAAACGTGGAAGATGTTTCTGAAATGCTTCGAAAGTTCCTTCCGGAGTATATTGGCGTACATTTACTTCGTAAATATTCGCATTTTTTGCCCATTCCGGTGTTGATTTTTTATAATCTATCGAATCTAATAAGTTTTCGGAAATTTTATTCGATTTTGGTTTACATGAAACTACTGTTATTGCTAAGCCCGCCATAAGTGAAAATGCTACAAAAAGAAAGAAAATTTTGTTTTTCATAAATATCTATTTTTAAAAAAGTTAAAATAATATTCATAATAAAATTAAAATAAAGAAATTTTTAGAACAAAAAACGATTCCATCTTTCAGAAATCGTTTTTTTGCTAAATTACCGCTAATAATTAAGTTATTGTTTCACAAATTTTTGAATGGATTTTCCTTGACCTGTAGAAACTTCCATTAAATACAGTCCTGAACCTAAAGGAGTTACATCTATTTCGTTAGTATCATTAAATACTTTTTGTAAAGCGCCTTGTGTATTAAATATTCTTACAGATTTTACGGCGTCTACTGTAGTTATCCAAATTTTTCCTTTAGTTACATTTGGATAAATTGTGCAATCTATAGTTGCTTTAACATCATCAACACCTGTAAATGGAACTTTTCTATCGGTATAAACTCTTAGTTCTCCACTGGCTAATTGTAATGTCATTGCCGTATTGCTTACATTTAATTCTTCTCCGGTAAGAAGTTCGTACCAAGTACCTGTTTTTTGAAATAATGGATTGACTGTAACGGTAGAAGTAGCGTCAAAATTACCTACGACTATCATATTCAAATCGGAGTGTGTTAACGCAATTCTTCGTCCCTGACTCCAGTCAGACTCATTTACACTATAATTCCATGTGCCGTATGTAAATGCATTGGAATAATTCTTACGCAATGTTATTATTTTTGAACATTTATCATACGCATCTTTACGGTGCGCTAAATCCAACCAACCCCAAGCTGATGGTTTATTGCTTGTATCGCCTTCGCCTCCGCTGTAATCGTATCCCATCTCTTCAAATTCCCATAGCATTTTAGGACCTGGTAAAAGTGTTGCAAATGCAACAACCAAAGGAACACGCGCCACACGTGAAATAGAATCAGTCTTCAAGTTACCAGCGCCATATATTTTCACCTTATAAAAATTACGCAACTCATCATGGCTTTCAGCATACCCTACCCATTGACGTGGAGAACTTATCATTCCTCCAAAACCGCTGCTACCTGAATATCCCATTGCGGCTTGTGAATAAGCATTGCTGTTTTTAGACCATAAATAGATTCCTGCGGATGCAAATTCTGATTGTTCTGAGCTATTTCCTAAATGTTCCAGTATAAATATCGCATTTGGATTGGCAGCCATTACGGTATTGTAGTAATCTTTCAGGATTGCAATACGTGAAGCATCGTAAGATTCGGCTGTATTATTTTGAGTAAACCCTTTGGCTAAGTCCATTCGATAACCATCTACTTTATATTCTGTGAGCCAATATTGAAGCACTCTTTTGAAATAAGCTCTTGTATAGGAGGATTCATGATTAAAATCATTAAAAACACTATAAGCATGAGGCGCAACCGGATTCATCCAAGGATTATTAGCTGCCGGACGATTATTTGCACTATCCCAATAAAGTAGAGCAAAAGGACAGATTCCTGTTGCTTGATTAAAAACCATATCAAGAATTACAGCTATTCCTCTTTTATGACATTCGTCAATAAACTTTTTGTATGTATCTGAGGTTCCATACGCTTTGTCCGGAGCAAAGAAGTGGTTCGGATTGTAACCCCAACTGTCATTTCCGTCAAATTCCTGAATAGGCATTAGTTCTATAGCAGTTATTCCTAATGTTTTCAAATAATCAAGTTTTGTAATTGCTGCATTTAGCGATTTTTCAGTTGTAAAATCACGAAGAAGAAGTTCATATATAATTAAATTATCTTTAGAAGAAATTGAAAAATTAGAAACTTCCCAATTATAAGTTGTTTTTGCCGTTTGGAAAGTAGCCACAAGCCCTGTTGTTTTACCTGTGGGATAAGGAGGCAAATTAGGATAAATAGTACTATTGTAATTAATATATTGATCGTTCCAAGGATCTAGTACTAATTCTGTATAAGGATCGCTGCTTCTGATAGAACCATCCACTAAATATTGAAAGCGGTAAAGTTTTCCTGCAGTAAGTCCGGTCAATTTTATCCACCAATAACCGGTAGAAGGATCTTTTTTCAACTGATATGCATTTTGTGGTATCCAGCTATTCACATCGCCAATTAATAAAACATTTGTCTTATTCGGAGCATTGAAAACTAAAGTTACAGTGTTATTATCAATATAATTTATACCTAANTNACTGGNNGAAGGATCAACCGCAGCGGAGGTTACACTATTAGGAACACAAATATTTAGGGTGTCATAAACAGTAGTGCTATTTGCCGTTGCCAAAGCAATAAATTGGAAATCGCCGGTAGAAGCAAAAGTATAAGATGTTGTTAAACTTGTCGAGTCGGCACGGGTTGCAATAGATGCGCCATTGACTTTTAAGTTTAATGCAGAAGATAAAGTAGAAGTTATTTTCAGAGGTAGTTTTGTACCTGATGTGCTTGTTCCATCGGTTGAAGGTGTTGTGAATTCAACTACAAAACCTACTGTGACAAATATATCTTTAGCCCCAGTATCTTTTCCTTCTAAATAAGAAGTACCTGTTGCTGGATAATATTCTCCACTTCGGTAAACAATGGCTATTTTTTTAACAACTTCTCCGGTGGTTAAACCGAAATAATCCACCATATTAGGAATAGTGAGTTGCCATTTATTATTACCTAACGAAGTACATTTATACTTTNGTGAATTATCACCCCATTGNGAGGGCGCGTGTTTCCAGTCAGTATCATTTGTACTTGCGTTTGTAATCACTCCAATATGAGCATATACTGTGCCTGAAGGATTTTTGGTCAGATAATCTTTAAGTCCTGCCGTACCTTGAGTAGCATCGTATGTTAATACGATTTGTCCGGTATAATCAGATGGTATGTACGCCGGATTACTCGTAACAATTTGTCCCCAACAAGTTATCGTAGTAAATACGAAAAATAAAAATGAGAAGATTTTTTTCATGATGAATATTTATTAATTGAATTTATTTATATGGTTTAATAGATTTTTAGTACTAAAACACTCAAATTTAACATCAAAAATTATGCTATAAAGACTCTTTTAAGACAGAAAACACCCTCATTATTAATTCTTTATCAATTTTTCAATTTTTTGCACATTATTATCTAAAGTAATCCTTAAGAAATAGGTTCCTTGAGGAAATTCTGAAATTTGTAAACAAGTTGTATTTTCTNTTTTCTTTAACATNGAGCCAAACAAAGACAATAACTCTATTTTTTTCACACTCTCTTCTGATTGAATAAATATTTTATCTTTTACAGGGTTTGGATAAATATTTACAGTTACTTGTTCCACTTCAGGCACTGCTGTTTTTATTAATGCAATTTGATAATCTGTTCCGCTGTTATTGTCCCACGTATTGTTTTCGGTATAATTTACTACAAAACTGATGTACTCTGTGAGTTGTGATGTATCATTAAAAGGACCTATTTGTACCTGATATTTTCCGTTTACCAACGAAAAGGATGTGCGAGCCGCTTTATTATCACTCCANTAGGTTGAACCTGAAGGTAAATAAGCAGAAATAGGTTTTTCAAATTTATTTATTCCCCAATGCAATACCGCTCCGGCTGTTGCAGTAGGGAGCTCAATTGTAATTATGTCATCCGTAGTTGGCGCAGATGGTGTAATTATGTATGAACCAATTTTTGTNGTAATAGTCGAACCNCTGCTGGAACTTCCACCGTTTGCCCCAACATACACATGAAAGATTGGTGATTTTGCTATGTTTCCCTTATTGTCGGTTGCTTCAATATAATAATCTACCAACACATCTTTCAAGCCCGTAACTTGTGCTGAATATTCATCAGCTTTATAATTTGGTTTTAATGTTGTGGCACTTGCTATGGTTTTAGATGTCATAGAAAGTTCCTGCCAAGCATTTACATCAGAACCACCTGTATATGTTTCGTTGTCGTTGGTNAATAAAGAGTTTACTCCATCTTTGTCCGTACGGTATTNTAGTTTCACTGATTGTAAACCACTTACATCATATACATACGACCAAATTGTAAAATCAGAGGATTTTGTCGTTTCCCATTCNGTTCCG
The genomic region above belongs to uncultured Paludibacter sp. and contains:
- a CDS encoding Alpha amylase catalytic region, which gives rise to MKKIFSFLFFVFTTITCWGQIVTSNPAYIPSDYTGQIVLTYDATQGTAGLKDYLTKNPSGTVYAHIGVITNASTNDTDWKHAPSQWGDNSXKYKCTSLGNNKWQLTIPNMVDYFGLTTGEVVKKIAIVYRSGEYYPATGTSYLEGKDTGAKDIFVTVGFVVEFTTPSTDGTSTSGTKLPLKITSTLSSALNLKVNGASIATRADSTSLTTSYTFASTGDFQFIALATANSTTVYDTLNICVPNSVTSAAVDPSXSXLGINYIDNNTVTLVFNAPNKTNVLLIGDVNSWIPQNAYQLKKDPSTGYWWIKLTGLTAGKLYRFQYLVDGSIRSSDPYTELVLDPWNDQYINYNSTIYPNLPPYPTGKTTGLVATFQTAKTTYNWEVSNFSISSKDNLIIYELLLRDFTTEKSLNAAITKLDYLKTLGITAIELMPIQEFDGNDSWGYNPNHFFAPDKAYGTSDTYKKFIDECHKRGIAVILDMVFNQATGICPFALLYWDSANNRPAANNPWMNPVAPHAYSVFNDFNHESSYTRAYFKRVLQYWLTEYKVDGYRMDLAKGFTQNNTAESYDASRIAILKDYYNTVMAANPNAIFILEHLGNSSEQSEFASAGIYLWSKNSNAYSQAAMGYSGSSGFGGMISSPRQWVGYAESHDELRNFYKVKIYGAGNLKTDSISRVARVPLVVAFATLLPGPKMLWEFEEMGYDYSGGEGDTSNKPSAWGWLDLAHRKDAYDKCSKIITLRKNYSNAFTYGTWNYSVNESDWSQGRRIALTHSDLNMIVVGNFDATSTVTVNPLFQKTGTWYELLTGEELNVSNTAMTLQLASGELRVYTDRKVPFTGVDDVKATIDCTIYPNVTKGKIWITTVDAVKSVRIFNTQGALQKVFNDTNEIDVTPLGSGLYLMEVSTGQGKSIQKFVKQ